The nucleotide window CGAATTTGAACAGGGGGTGCGAGCTACAGCCCAACGCACCGTCACGGAAGCGATAGCCCCACGGAAATGCTCGGCGTTGGACGCGGCGCAACAGGCCGGCATGGAGGAGCTTTATCGAATGCACTACTGGGGAACCAGCAACACCGTTCACGCAAACATTTTCGGATTGCAGACGGAAGAAGACAGAGAGGCGGAAGATGTTGCGCAAGACCTGGTGTTCTGCGTGTTTATGCAAATCAAGACCGGTGAAATATTGAACAGCGCCTACTGCGGACGTGATGATTTCAAAAAACGGATAGCGGCTATCAATGGTGGCGGTTTTACGGAGTGAATTGAAACCTTGGCGTGCTACCAACGATGAAGGTTGGCGAAGTGTCTCCGCGGGCTGCGACCGATAAGCGGGTGTTCCGACCGCCATCAGCGGAGCGGGCGGAACATTGCGGTGACGTTCAACACTATGCCGGCGGATCGGGCGGTCGCCGGGGTGTGCTCACCTAGAGTGCGAAGTGGCGGCCAAGGTCATTTTCGCGAGGTAGCGTTGAACACTGCCAGCGGTGATTCGTAGTGTCTTTTCGTCGAGTTGAAGGCCGGTGATCTTGCGGGTTTTAATCAGGTCGAGGACAAACGTGTCGTCCACGCTTAGAAGTTCGGCAACCTTGGAAACGGTGTAGAGGGGTTGCACGCCGGCTTCGTCTTCGACGAGGCTCAACTTCTTATCAATGTGCAACTCCATCAGATGAACCAGATGGCTGCGGTCTTTCAGCCGGGCGAGTTCGATCGGTGTAGTTCCGGAGGCATCAGGAATGTCAGGATCAGCACCGTGAGCCAACAAAAGTTTTACCATCTTGGCCGAACCTTTGAGCACTGCTTCATGAAGGGCTGTGTCGCCACCGACCATCCCGTGTTGGGCTTGGTGGCTTTCATCGGGGCGGTTTGGGTCAGCGCCGAACTCAAGGAGAAGCGTGACCATTTCAGCGGAGTCGCGCCAAACGGCCATTGCCAAAGGGGTGTTGTAGTAAGGAAGGTCTTCCTCCTTGTGAACATCTGCACCTGCGTTCAGGAGTTGGCGCGCACGTGCGAGGTGGTTGCAGGCGATTGCTTGATGCAGGGTGCATTTGCCTCCCCGGTCAATCAAGAGCGAGGCCAATTCCGTGTGGTCGCGAATGAGCGCACAGTAAACAGGCGCAGAACTGCCGACGTGGCCGTGTGTGACGTTTGCGCCGTGGTCGAGCAACCATTGAACGATCTCGGTGTGACCGGCTTCTGCGGCGTGACAGAGGGGAGTGCGCTCACATTCGTCCAACGCATCAACTTCAGCTCCCAGTTTAACCAGTTTGGCAATGATTTCGATGGGAGCACCAGAAGCGGCAGCGACATGAAGTGGCGTCGTGTGCCAACGCTGCGGCAATTTTACGTTGGCGTTTTTCTTGATCAGGTAGCTGGCGATAGGCCAGTGACGATGGTGGAGGGCGATGCAAAGTGGCGTTTCGCCGTCGAAAATTTCCTGAATATTCTCCCCAGCAGCCACGTGCGATTTAACGGCCACCAAATCACCGGCGGCAGCCGCCGCATGTAGCGACAACTTTGCGGCTGAGTGACCGCCTTTTTTGGAGAGGAGATTCGCGATCTGGCGGTGGTTGTGTTTCATGGCAATGTCAAAAGGGGTTTGCCACAAGTCGGTGACGGCGTTGACTGCCGCTCCAGTTGCGAGAATGGCGGAGGCGACGTCCGGATTGCCGCACTTGGCGGCGACGTGGAGCGGCGTCCAACCGTGGTAGAAAACGACTTTCTCCTTCGGTGAAGTCCGCAAGATTTCAGCGACTTGTTTGGCGTCGCCTGTTTTGATGGCCTGGCGAAGTTGTTTGGAATTCATCATACGCCAACAATTTATCACAGCGGCAACGCTGGGAGCGGCTGTGTGCGGTGTGGGCGATAAGAGCCGGGCCGGAGGCTGCGGTCCGATGGAGTGGTCAATTAGCGGTAACGGGCGGCGAGTTTGCCGGAGCGCGTGAGGATGCCGGTGTCGATTAACGACTGCACGAGTTCCTGGTGTGACATGCGCCGGACGCGCTGAACCGTGCGGCGCATGGCGGCGACGATTGCTTCCGGGGTCGGCGGCAAGGACGGGCGAATTGGTTTGGCAGCGTTGCGCTTCGTGGGGTCAGTGTGATCCGGACGGCGGGAGCGTCAACCGGAAATCTGCTGACGCGGTAAAGCCAGGGCTGGGCGAGGGACTGGCGTTTGTGTATTTTTGCGGGCGACCATGAAAGCAGAACTGGCGAAGAAATGGCTGGGGAAGCTGACGAAGCTGAACGCGGCGGCCGGGCGCGGCAAGTGCCGCGGCAAAGCGCCGCACAAGCCGCTGCTGCTGCTTTGCCTGCTCGACATGGCCGAGGCCGGCGAGTTCACCGGGCGGAATTTCACGCGCACGGCCGGACTGGTGCTGCGGTTCAAATCCTACGGGGCGCTGGTGTCGGAGCGGTGGCCGACGCGGCTGGATTTGCGGATGCCATTCTTCTATCTGCGCACGCAAGGATTCTGGCAGGCGTTCACGCTGGAGATGACGGCAGCGCAGTCGCCGGAATCGTGCTTCGTTTGCAAGTTGCACGAGGAATTCTTCGATCTGCTCGGTGATGCCGATTTCCGTTTGAAGGCGCGACTGTTGCTGGTGTCGCGATATTTCGAGGCGCGCGAACGGGTGGCGTTGCTTGAAAGCCTCGGACTGTGCGCCGATGGCGTGGCGAAAGCGGAACATCGTATCGCGGCGTTGAATGAGGAGGCGGAGGATGCAGCTCGGAAGAAGGGACGAAGCGCGCGATTCGCGGTGCAAGTCGTTTCGCGTTACAAGTTCACCTGTGCGCTGACGGGCCTGTGCTGCCTCACGACGGATGGCGCGGCGATTGTGGATGCGGCGCATATCGAGCCGTTCGCAGATTCGCAGAATGACGACATTGAGAACGGACTGGCCCTGTGCAAGAACGCGCACTGGATGTTTGATGAAGGGCTGTGGTCGGTGCGCAACGACGGGCGCGTGATCCTGTCAACGCAGCGATTCACGGAAAACGGGCCAGAGGGATTGCGCCTGCAACCGTATGCCGGGCGGCTGTTGCAATTTGCCGCAGGTGTCACATTGAGGCCAAAGCCAGAGTATTTTGCGCGCCATCGAGCCGCGCATTTGATTACGCCATAATTTTTGACTGCATTGGGCGGGATTGTCGTGCATCCTTTACGTCCGGGTGGACGACGCATTCGATACAATCCGAAATCAGCGTGTCCGGGCTGCGAGCGCCTCCGCAGGCCGGTTTCCCGACAGGTATCTCTGTCCGGTGTGCCAATCGGAGGTGTTTTATGCTGCTGGGGCATTTCAGTCTCCCCATTTTCGTCATCGTCCAGGCAGTGACGATGACGAATGTGAGCGCCGTGCGAACAACTTTCACAGGGATGTTCCTCTTTCACAGCATGAATATGAACATTTGGATGCTGTCTTGGTGGCCACACAGTCACCTCATGCCCAAGAAACTTCGGTTGCATTTGCGGTGAGGTTTCGGCCGGCGTATCAGGCTGGCTTTGTCCATTTCATTGCAGGGGAGAGTTCGGTTCCTTACACAATCCATCCCAATCTCCGACAGCAGTATTTTCAAATTACCACAGCGGAAAAAAACTATCTCGTCAAAGCGCATCTGAACGGAAGACAACACGAATTGCACATTGTCGAAGGCTTCGAAGAAGAACCTGCGGTGTTCCGGGCTTCCGATCGTGAAGCTGTTCGTATCCCGAAACACCGGATTCTCAAGCCGGGCGCATACATCGTCGTAAGCAGAAAGGTCATTTCCAATTTCCACCCGCTGGTGCAGCCAAAATCCATAAAAACGATTCGCGGGGTATACGCAACGCTGATTCAGATCCCTGAAGATCCAAGTTGGCAAGTGCGGCAAAATCTTCAGGCAATTCTTCATTTTGAAATTGCAGCCAAGATTGCCGACTACGGTTTCTTTGCTCCATTTAGTGCGTATGAATTGGCTCCAGACTGTTGGGAAATCTCCAAGGATGCTGAGGTTGCGATCCGCATCCGAGTCTCAAGAAATCTCGTGCCACGATACACCCAATTGTTGGTGCAGGAGCGGCGGTCCGGTCATTTGACAACGAATTACCTGTCGTTGAAAGACGACGCGGATACGTTCACGATTCAGAGTCCAACAGGTAAATTGAGGCCCGACATAATTCGTGTCGGCCTCGCGCATCCGGTTCGATTTCTATTTGAAATTCGCTTTTCAAATGACTGCGCTTTGCCTCAGAGCGCAAACATTGTGTTCAAATTCGGCAAATCTCCCGACACCCGCATGCGCCTGACTTGGACGGCGCATGAGTTGGCATCGACGCTGATCAATGCAAGTCGGGGTAATGGGGAATTGCTGTCAGTCGTCTTTCCGAAAGCCATCCAACTCAGCATTAGTGACCGGGGTGGCCGCCGGCTGAAAATTACGCAAGACGACACTGCGAGGCAGATTGTCTCGTTTCTTCGAAGTGGAAAGTTTCCCTGTTGTTTGTCGGCGTTGGGCTATCCCGATGTTGTTCTGAAGCGTCAGCGCACAGTGCGCCAGCGCCCCTTCATCACGAAGCAGTCCACAAATGTAAAACCTCGCTCACATTACCAGGCGCGGCTTTTGAACGCTTTTAATCGTGGCCGGGTTTCTGCATACTCAATCAGATCCATTGCTTATGAGTGAAATCCGAAAAGTGATAGGCGTTTTTGATCAACTTGTGGCAAACAAGAATGGAATCGCCTTTCCATCGGTTCGCGTGTGGATCAGGGGGGCTAACGATTACGAGACGCGCGGTTTGGAGCAATTGTTTCCAGAGCGTGGGACAGTATACTTGCACGTTTCAGCTTGTGAAAATCAACACCCCCTGCGGAATCAAGTGGGCCTTTTCAACTGCGTTGAATCGCCAGGGCAAAGTGCCGCATGGAAGGTAAATACCACATCGAAGCATCTTGCGAAAGTAGTGGATTATCCCGCGTGGGAGAGTAAACCGGGGCACCTGGCTTTTTGGGAGTGGTTGGCGGGATACAAAGAATCGCTACCTTGCAACATTTTGTTGAGTCAAGGCATTGCCTATGTGCGCCGAGGAAAGCGAGAACTTATAGGGCCGTTTGCCGCCACAAGCGAAGGCAGGCTCTCCCCGCGAGAACAAACATTCATTTTTGACGGAGTGGACATCGTTCAGACTGAGATTTCTGGCAGGAAGTATGGATTCATAGACACGGAAAGTCTGCCCAAAGGCAAACCGATATTGCTAGACCCCAAAGAAGCAATTCATCGACGGTTGAAGATACTAAGCCGGACGGGCCATTTGGAATGGCTCTCCCGAACCAAGGTGCAGGAATTGTCGAATGCTCTGGCTGGCATCACGGTTGCCGATGGTTCCGAATGGGTAATGGAACATTTGCCCGGAGCGTTAGAGAATATCAGTCAGGTGGGGCGGCTTGATGAGAATACTGTCGAGTCAATACTTCAGATCAAAACTGTGGAGGAAGCGCTGGCACTCATGTGGAAACGCCAACACGCAGAAACCACGAGCAAAGCAGAGAAGGAAATTGATGAACTGAAGAAAGCAGCGGGAAACATTCAAAAGGCAATCGAGGATAAGAACGGAGAACTGGCCCAGTTGCAGAGCGAAAGGAATTCGCTTGAAAACGAATTGCGGAGGCTCAACCAAAACATCGAGGCGGCACGGACTGATGCGCGAAAAGTGTTTGATGAAGAATTGAAGCGGCTCGCATCGTCGCCCGAGAGTCTTGCCCTATTTGCGGCCTGGAGCAGTTCGGGCAATAAAGGGCTTGGGACGAACTCGGGCCTCAAAATCAAAGTTCAGCAATTGGATGCGAATCGCCAAAAGGCAGCCAATCTCTCGGATGCCTTCAGCAACAACCTTAGAAGGATTGGGCTTTCGCCCGCGAGTGCGAGTGAGGTGGCGATTGTTTGTGCCGCTGCGATGCTAAGTGGACAGCCAGTTGCATTTCGGTCTCTTCATTCCGACATGCTTGCGGATGCAGTCGTTAGTGCGCTCGGACAACCACAAGCGTTGTGGGTGGATTTGCCCGCTGGACTGCTCGACCCTGTTGACTGGGAATCGTTGATTCCAGACGACCAGAAAACGCTCCCCCTAATCCTTCAAGGAGTCAACCGATCTGATGTTTCAATGGTTTTGGGATCGAAACGAATGGCTGTTTCGAGACAGGCGTTGGGGTGTCAGAAGCCCGAAGGCATGTTGCTTGTTACCCTAGAGCAAACCAGAGAGATGCAAGTCCAAGAGGATATTGAATTCGGCGCGATTGTAGATGATCGAATGTTGAAATTTGGTGCCGCAAAGGTGGCGGCTGCAATTCACAGTTTCAGTGCCCAATCGGCCAATCTCGCTGACATTGAATTAATTTCAGACGAAGAGTTGATCGAGGTGGTCGGTGATGAGTTTGCCCAACTCGCGTTGTTTAGAACCTCAGCCAAGAGAATCTTATATCGGCGGGCGATTAGCGCGCTAAAACTCGCCAAAATCAGCAACCAAGAAATTTGCCGATTGCTTTACAAATACTGGATTCTTCCCCGGCTGGCGGCAAATGATATGAGCAGCGTCTTAGAGTCCTACAGGGAGAAATGGAAACAGGATGCGAACTTAAGCGATCTGGCCAAAGCAACGACGGGAAATGAGTAAACTCGCGCCAACGCCGAAATCGGGAAGTGTTCAAATCACGAATACCTACGAAACCTGGCGTGCCTCACAAACATGGTTGGCTGAGATGGTGCGTGCGGTGGCAAGCAGACTATTTGCCCAAGCAAACGGTGAGTTCATAGAAACGGGGGACAAATCGTCATTTGCAGTGCATTGGAGTGCGCTCACAGCGCAGGTTGCAAAGTTGTTCGGTGCATTGTTCGATGAAAGTGATCCAGAATTGTCGATTTCATGGGTGATCGATTTGCTAGTGCACCTGGAAGATCTCGGAGACATCGGTCGCGGCTACTGCTTGCCTCGTGAATCACGGGTCGTGCGGATAACCGAGGACTGGGGACGGATTGCAGGCGGCTTGCCACTGGAATTGAGCGAACACTGCGAAGATGGAATTGACATTGTGCCATGCGAATCTATCGGGCGAGTAGTGAAATTGGCAAAGCACTTTAGTCAGCACGATGACGGCGCTGAACACTCTGACGTATTCCGTTGGGTAGGGCGAAGTGCTGAAAGTCTGTTTGCAGAGTTGTGCGATGAGTTGCCGGAACGCCCTGCTTCTCCTCCCCCCGAAGGAACAGTCTATTACAACTCCCAACTTCAGCGATTACGCACTCGTGGTGAGCGTTGGCAAAGCAAATTTCCGGGCGGCGAGTTTGTGGTGGCTCGCACTGGGGCTTTCCCGGCGCATTACAGTGTTCACATTCGCAGACAGGAAAACCGAGCGCCTGCCTGGTATGAGGTAACACGAAACGAAGCCAGACGATGGGTGCTTCTCGCCGAGAAAATTGCGGGAACGATGAACCGAATCCCGATGAGAGCCGAGGAGCACGGTATTGTCGTGTTTTTGCCAGATATGCTTCCAAAGGCGTGGACGACCGCACTTTTCACGTGCGCGTCGTCCGTCGTTCCAGCCGAAAAGGGGTGGACGCTGAAAATTCAAGATGGAGGCAAAGGTCTGGCAGAGGCCGTTCTCAGGAGCGCGAACATTCAAATGATATGAACAATCAGCAAACCATTCAAAGCGTCATTGAAGGACTGGGTGATGACCTGCGCGCTTACCTTGAGGCGCAATATCATGTGCGTGACGCATCTGTGCTCCACGAGCGTAAGTTGCTGTTGAAGGATGGAGCGACCATTGCACAGAAGCCATACTTGGAAGCTACTCCTGCGTATGTCCTATCAGACGAATATGCGCAACTCGATTTGCCGGCGGCCGCAAAGACCCTTCTGACTTCCCTAGCCAAGATACCCAAAAGCGGAATTTTTCCCAGACCCTACGGCCACCAGGCTCATGCGTTAAAGGCATTCCTCAAAGAGCAAAGGGATGTGCTGGCAGCAACGGGCACAGGTTCTGGTAAAACGGAAATCTTCTTGTTGTCCATTCTTGGGAGTCTGGCTGAAGAATGCACGCTTGGGCCAAAAGCGACCAAAATGACTGGTTGCAGAGCTCTGATTCTTTATCCGATGAACGCACTGGTTTCGGATCAACTGGCGCGAATGCGCAGGGTGCTCGGAAACAAAGATGTCGCAGCACTGTTGCATGGCATGCGTGGTCGGCATGTGCGATTTGGCATGTATACCAGCCGAACGCCATTCCCGGGGGAAATCTCATCTGATCTGAACAAAGGGCGGTGCCGCGATCTGTTGCAAAACTTCTATCGCCCCATACTCGGAAACGAAAAACTGCTGGCTGAACTGAAAGCGCGTGGCAAGTGGCCCGCGAAGGATGTCCAAGCCTTTTTCGGACAGGACGGGCAGCGGTGGGATGATCGGCTTAAAACCGGGTCGCAAGATGTTGAACTCCTGATGCGACACGAGATTCAGGAGGCATGTCCCGATATCCTGATCACCAACTATTCGATGCTCGAATACATGATGCTGCGGCCAATCGAGAGGAGCATTTTCGAGCAAACAGCGAAGTGGCTTGAGAACAAGGGCACGTTTCTGACGATTGTGCTTGATGAGGCACATATGTATCGGGGAGCGACAGGAGCGGAAGTGGCTTTTTTGTTGCGACGTCTTTTCGCCCGGCTGGGAATCAAACGTGATCGGATTCGATTTATTCTGACAACCGCCAGTGTTGGCAGCAGTGCAGATGACGAATCCTCAGCGCGCGACTTTGCATGCGACCTCACCGGACTTCCGCGGACCAAACGAAATGATATTGCCTTTGTCCGAGGAACAAAAGAGGAGTGGAGCAAGCCGTCACCAGCATCCAAGGCAGAGGCGGTTGCGCTTGCAGAATTTGATGGCGGTAGTTTTGCCGCTGTAATGCATGATGCAGAAAAGGTGGCGATAGCATTGAATCAGTTGGGGAAGAAACTCGGATGGGCAAACGTGTCAGCAGCGAATCCAGGCAACGACCTCTATGCTGCGGTTGCGCAGTTCGGTCCGGCAAAGTTGCTGGTGACGGAGGTTAGTGGAAATGCGCTCGTGCTGGATCAAGTGGCTCTGAAGTTGTTTCCGAACGTGCCCGATGAAGCGACGCGAGTCAGAGCCATGGACGCCCTATTGCGGCTCTGCAATTACGCGAGAGATGCCAAGACGGAAAAAGTATTCCTGCCAGCGCGGCTTCACTTGTTTTTTCGAGGCTTATCGGGCCTCTATGCGTGCGCTAATCCCAAGTGTTCTGGAAAACGTGACCCTAAAAAAACAACTTTGCTTGGAAGGCTGTATCCCGAGCCTCGTGTTGCTTGTGAATGTGGCGCGCGGGTTTTTGAAATCCTAACGCACCGTGATTGTGGGGCGGTGTTCCTGAAGGGCTATGTGCCGAGAGAACTGCGCCCCTCTTTCCTTTGGCACGAGCCGACCACCGGCATCGGGGATGAATCGTCAGGATCGGAATTGGCTCTGCAAGAAATGGAGTTACTGGTTACGCCGGAGGCATCAAATCTCCCCAAACAAGCAGTCTGGCTGAACATCACTTCCGGCCAATTGTTGTGGAGCGAGCCAGCGACAAAAGATGGCTGGATACTGACTTATGCTGCCGACGGTTCTGGAACGCTAACAGCGCAGATTTCACATGTGTTCAGCAATTGTCCCCAGTGTGGTGGCCGAACCCGAAATGGCCCAAATGAGCCGAGCAGAATAATGGACCTGCGGACGAAGGGTGAGCAGCCCTTTGGTCAGTTGATTAAGCGGCAATTGTTCGCCCAGCCGCCTGACGGTTCTAAAGGTGTGGATGATTACCCCAACCAGGGCCGGAAGGTGTTGATCTTTTAAGATGGTCGCCAGAAGGCAGCTCGTCTTGCAAAAGCGATTCCGGACGAGGTTGAAGCGGATGCCTTCCGAGAATT belongs to Verrucomicrobiia bacterium and includes:
- a CDS encoding ankyrin repeat domain-containing protein; translated protein: MMNSKQLRQAIKTGDAKQVAEILRTSPKEKVVFYHGWTPLHVAAKCGNPDVASAILATGAAVNAVTDLWQTPFDIAMKHNHRQIANLLSKKGGHSAAKLSLHAAAAAGDLVAVKSHVAAGENIQEIFDGETPLCIALHHRHWPIASYLIKKNANVKLPQRWHTTPLHVAAASGAPIEIIAKLVKLGAEVDALDECERTPLCHAAEAGHTEIVQWLLDHGANVTHGHVGSSAPVYCALIRDHTELASLLIDRGGKCTLHQAIACNHLARARQLLNAGADVHKEEDLPYYNTPLAMAVWRDSAEMVTLLLEFGADPNRPDESHQAQHGMVGGDTALHEAVLKGSAKMVKLLLAHGADPDIPDASGTTPIELARLKDRSHLVHLMELHIDKKLSLVEDEAGVQPLYTVSKVAELLSVDDTFVLDLIKTRKITGLQLDEKTLRITAGSVQRYLAKMTLAATSHSR
- a CDS encoding HNH endonuclease produces the protein MKAELAKKWLGKLTKLNAAAGRGKCRGKAPHKPLLLLCLLDMAEAGEFTGRNFTRTAGLVLRFKSYGALVSERWPTRLDLRMPFFYLRTQGFWQAFTLEMTAAQSPESCFVCKLHEEFFDLLGDADFRLKARLLLVSRYFEARERVALLESLGLCADGVAKAEHRIAALNEEAEDAARKKGRSARFAVQVVSRYKFTCALTGLCCLTTDGAAIVDAAHIEPFADSQNDDIENGLALCKNAHWMFDEGLWSVRNDGRVILSTQRFTENGPEGLRLQPYAGRLLQFAAGVTLRPKPEYFARHRAAHLITP
- a CDS encoding DEAD/DEAH box helicase, with amino-acid sequence MNNQQTIQSVIEGLGDDLRAYLEAQYHVRDASVLHERKLLLKDGATIAQKPYLEATPAYVLSDEYAQLDLPAAAKTLLTSLAKIPKSGIFPRPYGHQAHALKAFLKEQRDVLAATGTGSGKTEIFLLSILGSLAEECTLGPKATKMTGCRALILYPMNALVSDQLARMRRVLGNKDVAALLHGMRGRHVRFGMYTSRTPFPGEISSDLNKGRCRDLLQNFYRPILGNEKLLAELKARGKWPAKDVQAFFGQDGQRWDDRLKTGSQDVELLMRHEIQEACPDILITNYSMLEYMMLRPIERSIFEQTAKWLENKGTFLTIVLDEAHMYRGATGAEVAFLLRRLFARLGIKRDRIRFILTTASVGSSADDESSARDFACDLTGLPRTKRNDIAFVRGTKEEWSKPSPASKAEAVALAEFDGGSFAAVMHDAEKVAIALNQLGKKLGWANVSAANPGNDLYAAVAQFGPAKLLVTEVSGNALVLDQVALKLFPNVPDEATRVRAMDALLRLCNYARDAKTEKVFLPARLHLFFRGLSGLYACANPKCSGKRDPKKTTLLGRLYPEPRVACECGARVFEILTHRDCGAVFLKGYVPRELRPSFLWHEPTTGIGDESSGSELALQEMELLVTPEASNLPKQAVWLNITSGQLLWSEPATKDGWILTYAADGSGTLTAQISHVFSNCPQCGGRTRNGPNEPSRIMDLRTKGEQPFGQLIKRQLFAQPPDGSKGVDDYPNQGRKVLIF